One Kiritimatiellales bacterium genomic window carries:
- a CDS encoding flavodoxin family protein, translating to MNALLINGSPNAAGCTFTALTEVAGELENAGIATEIFQIGHTAIRGCQACYACRQPESTGYCIFKDDIVNGLIDKIRAADAIVLGSPVYYAALSGQLKALLDRAFFAGRFSHKLGAAVVSCRRGGASSAFDQLNHYFTISNIHIVSSNYWNQVHGTTPDEVRQDLEGLQTMRALGKNMAWLLKCIDAGKNAGIELLVHEDKIATNFIR from the coding sequence ATGAATGCACTGCTCATTAACGGAAGTCCGAATGCCGCCGGCTGCACATTTACGGCGCTCACCGAAGTTGCCGGCGAGCTCGAAAACGCCGGCATCGCAACCGAGATTTTCCAAATTGGACACACCGCAATCAGAGGCTGCCAGGCATGTTACGCCTGCCGTCAGCCGGAATCCACTGGCTATTGTATTTTTAAGGACGACATCGTAAACGGGCTGATTGATAAAATCCGCGCCGCTGATGCCATCGTGCTCGGCAGCCCTGTGTATTACGCCGCGCTTTCCGGACAGTTGAAAGCCCTGCTTGACCGCGCTTTTTTCGCCGGACGTTTTTCTCATAAACTGGGTGCGGCAGTGGTCAGCTGCCGGCGCGGCGGGGCCAGTTCCGCATTCGATCAGCTCAACCATTATTTCACCATTTCAAACATTCACATCGTTTCGTCCAACTACTGGAATCAGGTACACGGCACAACACCTGACGAAGTCCGGCAGGACCTCGAAGGACTGCAAACCATGCGCGCGCTCGGAAAAAATATGGCGTGGCTTTTGAAGTGCATCGACGCCGGAAAAAATGCCGGCATTGAACTGCTGGTTCACGAAGACAAAATCGCCACCAATTTTATCCGGTAA